In Macaca thibetana thibetana isolate TM-01 chromosome 8, ASM2454274v1, whole genome shotgun sequence, one DNA window encodes the following:
- the FZD6 gene encoding frizzled-6 isoform X1, producing the protein MEMFTFLLTCIFLPLIRGHSLFTCEPITVPRCMKMAYNMTFFPNLMGHYDQSIAAVEMEHFLPLANLECSPNIETFLCKAFVPTCTEQIHVVPPCRKLCEKVYSDCKKLIDTFGIRWPEELECDRLQYCDETVPVTFDPHTEFLGPQKKTEQVQRDIGFWCPRHLKTSGGQGYKFLGIDQCAPPCPNMYFQSDELEFAKSFIGIVSIFCLCATLFTFLTFLIDVRRFRYPERPIIYYSVCYSIVSLMYFIGFLLGDSTACNKADEKLELGDTVVLGSQNKACTILFMLLYFFTMAGTVWWVILTITWFLAAGRKWSCEAIEQKAVWFHAVAWGTPGFLTVMLLAMNKVEGDNISGVCFVGLYDLDASRYFVLLPLCLCVFVGLSLLLAGIISLNHVRQVIQHDGRNQEKLKKFMIRIGVFSGLYLVPLVTLLGCYVYEQVNRITWEITWVSDHCRQYHIPCPYQAKAKARPELALFMIKYLMTLIVGISAVFWVGSKKTCTEWAGFFKRNRKRDPISESRRVLQESCEFFLKHNSKVKHKKKHYKPSSHKLKVISKSMGTSTGATANHGTSAVAITSHDYLGQETLTEIQTSPETSMREVRADGASTPRLREQDCGEPASPAASSSRLSGEQVNKKGQAGSVSEGARSEGRISPKSDITDTGLAQSNSLQVPSSSEPSSLKGSTSLLVHPVSGVRKEQGGGCHSDT; encoded by the exons atggaaatgtttacatttttgttgaCGTGTATTTTTCTACCCCTCATAAGAGGGCACAGTCTCTTCACCTGTGAACCAATTACTGTTCCCAGATGTATGAAAATGGCCTACAACATGACATTTTTCCCTAATCTGATGGGTCATTATGACCAGAGTATTGCCGCCGTGGAAATGGAG CATTTTCTTCCTCTTGCAAATCTGGAATGTTCACCAAACATTGAAACTTTCCTCTGCAAGGCATTTGTACCAACCTGCACAGAGCAAATTCATGTGGTTCCACCTTGTCGTAAACTTTGTGAGAAAGTATATTCTGATTGCAAAAAATTAATTGACACTTTTGGGATCCGATGGCCTGAGGAGCTTGAATGTGACAG ATTACAATACTGTGATGAGACTGTTCCTGTAACTTTTGATCCACACACAGAATTTCTTGGtcctcagaagaaaacagaacaagtCCAAAGAGACATTGGATTTTGGTGTCCAAGACATCTTAAGACTTCTGGGGGACAAGGATATAAGTTTCTGGGAATTGACCAATGTGCGCCTCCGTGCCCCAACATGTATTTTCAAAGCGATGAGCTAGAGTTTGcaaaaagttttattggaatagtttcaatattTTGTCTTTGTGCAACTCTGTTCACATTCCTTACTTTTTTAATTGATGTTAGAAGATTCAGATACCCAGAGAGACCGATTATATATTACTCTGTCTGTTACAGCATTGTATCTCTTATGTACTTCATTGGATTTTTGCTAGGCGATAGCACAGCCTGCAATAAGGCAGATGAGAAGCTAGAACTTGGTGACACTGTTGTCCTAGGGTCTCAAAATAAGGCTTGCACCATTTTGTtcatgcttttgtattttttcacaaTGGCTGGCACTGTGTGGTGGGTGATTCTTACCATTACTTGGTTCTTAGCTGCAGGAAGAAAATGGAGTTGTGAAGCCATCGAACAAAAAGCAGTGTGGTTTCATGCTGTTGCATGGGGAACACCAGGTTTCCTGACTGTTATGCTTCTTGCTATGAACAAAGTTGAAGGAGACAACATTAGTGGAGTTTGCTTTGTAGGCCTTTATGACCTGGATGCTTCTCGCTACTTTGTACTCTTGCCACTGTGCCTTTGTGTGTTTGTTGGGCTCTCTCTTCTTTTAGCTGGCATTATTTCCTTAAATCATGTTCGACAAGTCATACAACATGATGGCCGGAAccaagaaaaactaaagaaatttaTGATTCGAATTGGAGTCTTCAGCGGCTTGTATCTTGTGCCATTAGTGACACTTCTCGGATGTTACGTCTATGAGCAAGTGAACAGGATTACCTGGGAGATAACTTGGGTCTCTGATCATTGTCGTCAGTACCATATCCCATGTCCTTATCAG GCAAAAGCAAAAGCTCGACCAGAATTGGCTTTATTTATGATAAAATACCTGATGACATTAATTGTTGGCATCTCTGCTGTCTTCTGGGTTGGAAGCAAAAAGACATGCACAGAATGGGCTGGGTTTTTTAAACGAAACCGCAAGAGAGA TCCAATCAGTGAAAGTCGAAGAGTACTACAGGAATCATGtgagtttttcttaaagcacaaTTCTAAAGTTAAACACAAAAAGAAGCACTATAAACCAAGTTCACACAAGCTGAAGGTCATTTCCAAATCCATGGGAACCAGCACAGGAGCTACAGCAAATCATGGCACTTCTGCAGTAGCAATTACTAGCCATGATTACCTAGGACAAGAAACTTTGACAGAAATCCAAACCTCACCAGAAACATCAATGAGAGAGGTGAGAGCGGACGGAGCTAGCACCCCCAGGTTAAGAGAACAGGACTGTGGTGAACCTGCCTCGCCAGCAGCATCCAGCTCCAGACTCTCTGGGGAACAGGTCAACAAGAAGGGCCAGGCAGGCAGTGTATCTGAAGGTGCACGGAGCGAAGGAAG GATTAGTCCAAAGAGTGATATTACTGACActggcctggcacagagcaaCAGTTTGCAGGTCCCCAGTTCTTCAGAACCAAGCAGCCTCAAAGGTTCCACATCTCTACTTGTTCACCCGGTTTCAGGAGTGAGAAAAGAGCAGGGAGGTGGTTGTCATTCAGATACTTGA
- the FZD6 gene encoding frizzled-6 isoform X2 translates to MTRVLPPWKWRLQYCDETVPVTFDPHTEFLGPQKKTEQVQRDIGFWCPRHLKTSGGQGYKFLGIDQCAPPCPNMYFQSDELEFAKSFIGIVSIFCLCATLFTFLTFLIDVRRFRYPERPIIYYSVCYSIVSLMYFIGFLLGDSTACNKADEKLELGDTVVLGSQNKACTILFMLLYFFTMAGTVWWVILTITWFLAAGRKWSCEAIEQKAVWFHAVAWGTPGFLTVMLLAMNKVEGDNISGVCFVGLYDLDASRYFVLLPLCLCVFVGLSLLLAGIISLNHVRQVIQHDGRNQEKLKKFMIRIGVFSGLYLVPLVTLLGCYVYEQVNRITWEITWVSDHCRQYHIPCPYQAKAKARPELALFMIKYLMTLIVGISAVFWVGSKKTCTEWAGFFKRNRKRDPISESRRVLQESCEFFLKHNSKVKHKKKHYKPSSHKLKVISKSMGTSTGATANHGTSAVAITSHDYLGQETLTEIQTSPETSMREVRADGASTPRLREQDCGEPASPAASSSRLSGEQVNKKGQAGSVSEGARSEGRISPKSDITDTGLAQSNSLQVPSSSEPSSLKGSTSLLVHPVSGVRKEQGGGCHSDT, encoded by the exons ATGACCAGAGTATTGCCGCCGTGGAAATGGAG ATTACAATACTGTGATGAGACTGTTCCTGTAACTTTTGATCCACACACAGAATTTCTTGGtcctcagaagaaaacagaacaagtCCAAAGAGACATTGGATTTTGGTGTCCAAGACATCTTAAGACTTCTGGGGGACAAGGATATAAGTTTCTGGGAATTGACCAATGTGCGCCTCCGTGCCCCAACATGTATTTTCAAAGCGATGAGCTAGAGTTTGcaaaaagttttattggaatagtttcaatattTTGTCTTTGTGCAACTCTGTTCACATTCCTTACTTTTTTAATTGATGTTAGAAGATTCAGATACCCAGAGAGACCGATTATATATTACTCTGTCTGTTACAGCATTGTATCTCTTATGTACTTCATTGGATTTTTGCTAGGCGATAGCACAGCCTGCAATAAGGCAGATGAGAAGCTAGAACTTGGTGACACTGTTGTCCTAGGGTCTCAAAATAAGGCTTGCACCATTTTGTtcatgcttttgtattttttcacaaTGGCTGGCACTGTGTGGTGGGTGATTCTTACCATTACTTGGTTCTTAGCTGCAGGAAGAAAATGGAGTTGTGAAGCCATCGAACAAAAAGCAGTGTGGTTTCATGCTGTTGCATGGGGAACACCAGGTTTCCTGACTGTTATGCTTCTTGCTATGAACAAAGTTGAAGGAGACAACATTAGTGGAGTTTGCTTTGTAGGCCTTTATGACCTGGATGCTTCTCGCTACTTTGTACTCTTGCCACTGTGCCTTTGTGTGTTTGTTGGGCTCTCTCTTCTTTTAGCTGGCATTATTTCCTTAAATCATGTTCGACAAGTCATACAACATGATGGCCGGAAccaagaaaaactaaagaaatttaTGATTCGAATTGGAGTCTTCAGCGGCTTGTATCTTGTGCCATTAGTGACACTTCTCGGATGTTACGTCTATGAGCAAGTGAACAGGATTACCTGGGAGATAACTTGGGTCTCTGATCATTGTCGTCAGTACCATATCCCATGTCCTTATCAG GCAAAAGCAAAAGCTCGACCAGAATTGGCTTTATTTATGATAAAATACCTGATGACATTAATTGTTGGCATCTCTGCTGTCTTCTGGGTTGGAAGCAAAAAGACATGCACAGAATGGGCTGGGTTTTTTAAACGAAACCGCAAGAGAGA TCCAATCAGTGAAAGTCGAAGAGTACTACAGGAATCATGtgagtttttcttaaagcacaaTTCTAAAGTTAAACACAAAAAGAAGCACTATAAACCAAGTTCACACAAGCTGAAGGTCATTTCCAAATCCATGGGAACCAGCACAGGAGCTACAGCAAATCATGGCACTTCTGCAGTAGCAATTACTAGCCATGATTACCTAGGACAAGAAACTTTGACAGAAATCCAAACCTCACCAGAAACATCAATGAGAGAGGTGAGAGCGGACGGAGCTAGCACCCCCAGGTTAAGAGAACAGGACTGTGGTGAACCTGCCTCGCCAGCAGCATCCAGCTCCAGACTCTCTGGGGAACAGGTCAACAAGAAGGGCCAGGCAGGCAGTGTATCTGAAGGTGCACGGAGCGAAGGAAG GATTAGTCCAAAGAGTGATATTACTGACActggcctggcacagagcaaCAGTTTGCAGGTCCCCAGTTCTTCAGAACCAAGCAGCCTCAAAGGTTCCACATCTCTACTTGTTCACCCGGTTTCAGGAGTGAGAAAAGAGCAGGGAGGTGGTTGTCATTCAGATACTTGA